Proteins encoded by one window of Listeria cossartiae subsp. cossartiae:
- a CDS encoding DUF3857 domain-containing protein — protein sequence MSKEYYFIKPELSSPETKQENIASWLNTQDKAFYDTQIAQERDYCFWCNIVETAKPNSRTSYTSMAYTLNEPNMLNSAGKTSFILSEEEVLYIHTLSVVRDGKVIDKLNDINVKVLDYVRDDNQASFNDEKKVTVLIRDLHLNDIFIIETSIERQYEESSIRNQFFRWIYSAPNSYWAYGKYRFELKNETEKNLETNFHYFRDEAGTILEKDKVMVPHNESYTIEKEDYIGEDAKELELTPFIDFVTEQTYPEITKTISDIYQKFYQVELAGFAADLVAELDALPSLDHKIKHAIDFVQKEVYYLYNETEMDGHEPQAAEVTYNTKQGDCKAKTVLLKVILDYLGVDSELILVNYGSDIFLPVYTPSPFNFDHAILKIMHEGQFYFVDATMSNDQGFLANRQKNSFMYYLEIKAGTELQKQEPFEDEDPSVEENFRCDVKGNVAEVIFERKLRGGMANGSREMFKNESNKEVLSRYNFTTYKCMTLYKNFEENEIEQHFSNTSVQIVEDNKDLNELSIVYKATITDPYEVEKKKRYLHFWNYGNFIDDGAEKHFHKDYPYWIDRNVIKTEIHLTTDHAIDQQDSYTRQECDIKSKYLKHRMTKKIHKNGASCYLEYRPYHNLAIKGKDLEEYIKANKQVLDSNWGIGIDIIEDGLFKKLGKLFK from the coding sequence ATGTCAAAAGAATATTATTTTATAAAACCAGAATTAAGCTCTCCTGAAACAAAACAAGAAAACATTGCTTCTTGGTTAAACACACAAGATAAAGCTTTTTATGATACCCAAATCGCGCAAGAACGTGATTATTGCTTCTGGTGTAATATTGTAGAAACGGCTAAACCAAATTCTCGCACGAGTTATACTTCGATGGCTTATACGTTAAATGAGCCGAATATGCTTAACTCTGCTGGGAAAACTAGCTTTATTTTGTCGGAAGAAGAAGTATTGTATATTCACACTTTATCCGTTGTTCGTGATGGGAAAGTGATTGATAAATTAAATGATATTAATGTCAAAGTTTTGGACTATGTTCGTGATGATAATCAAGCGAGCTTTAACGACGAGAAAAAAGTAACCGTACTTATTCGCGATTTGCATTTGAATGATATTTTCATTATTGAAACATCCATTGAGCGCCAATATGAGGAAAGCAGCATTCGCAATCAATTTTTCCGCTGGATTTATTCGGCGCCAAATTCTTACTGGGCTTACGGAAAATATCGTTTTGAATTAAAAAATGAAACAGAGAAAAACTTAGAAACGAACTTCCATTATTTCCGAGACGAAGCGGGGACAATTTTAGAAAAAGATAAAGTGATGGTTCCGCATAACGAATCTTACACAATTGAAAAAGAAGATTATATTGGAGAAGACGCGAAAGAACTTGAACTTACGCCGTTTATTGATTTTGTTACGGAGCAGACGTATCCGGAAATCACCAAAACAATTAGTGATATTTATCAAAAATTCTATCAAGTAGAGCTTGCTGGATTTGCGGCTGATTTAGTGGCGGAGTTAGATGCGTTGCCGTCATTAGACCACAAAATTAAGCATGCGATCGATTTTGTTCAAAAAGAAGTATACTATTTATACAATGAAACAGAAATGGATGGACATGAGCCGCAAGCTGCTGAAGTCACTTATAATACAAAACAAGGGGACTGCAAAGCGAAAACAGTTCTTTTAAAAGTGATTTTAGATTATTTAGGCGTGGACTCGGAGCTTATTTTAGTTAACTATGGTAGTGATATATTCTTGCCAGTTTATACACCATCACCGTTCAACTTTGACCATGCGATTTTAAAAATAATGCATGAAGGTCAATTTTACTTTGTTGATGCGACAATGAGTAATGACCAAGGATTTTTAGCTAATCGTCAAAAAAATAGCTTTATGTATTATTTGGAAATTAAAGCTGGTACGGAATTACAAAAACAAGAACCGTTTGAAGATGAAGATCCATCTGTGGAAGAAAATTTCCGTTGTGATGTGAAAGGAAATGTGGCTGAAGTTATTTTTGAAAGAAAGTTACGCGGAGGAATGGCGAACGGATCGCGTGAAATGTTTAAAAATGAGTCTAATAAAGAGGTTCTTAGCCGTTATAATTTTACAACATATAAGTGTATGACGTTGTATAAAAACTTTGAAGAAAATGAAATTGAGCAGCATTTTAGTAATACTTCTGTTCAAATAGTTGAAGATAATAAGGACTTAAATGAGCTGTCTATAGTGTATAAAGCAACTATTACGGATCCATATGAAGTTGAAAAGAAAAAACGTTATTTACACTTTTGGAACTATGGCAACTTTATCGATGATGGTGCGGAGAAGCATTTCCATAAGGATTACCCATATTGGATTGATCGCAATGTTATCAAAACGGAGATTCATTTGACGACAGATCATGCTATCGATCAGCAAGATTCTTACACACGCCAAGAATGCGACATCAAGTCTAAGTATTTGAAACATCGTATGACGAAGAAAATTCACAAAAATGGTGCTTCTTGTTATTTAGAGTATCGTCCATATCACAACCTTGCTATTAAAGGGAAAGATTTGGAAGAATATATTAAAGCTAATAAACAAGTGCTTGATAGCAACTGGGGTATTGGTATTGATATCATTGAAGATGGTTTGTTTAAGAAATTAGGTAAGTTATTTAAATAA